A stretch of Lathyrus oleraceus cultivar Zhongwan6 chromosome 6, CAAS_Psat_ZW6_1.0, whole genome shotgun sequence DNA encodes these proteins:
- the LOC127096245 gene encoding uncharacterized protein LOC127096245 isoform X2, giving the protein MTRDEPVKPVVKSRLKRLIERQFSGVLRISASEKIGGDLEPRLCKEGFNGGGDFEPSSICLAKMVTNYIEENNEKQSVSVKCGRNRCNCFNRNCEDNSDDESDARGGCNSNYSSSDASEILKGLVACRSVGERNLLAETAKIVDKNNKCKRKDSFCRKIVTDGLLALGYDASVCKSRWEKSSSYPAGEYEYIDVMMENERLIIDIDFKSEFEIARSTKSYKMILQNLPYIFVGKCDRLQSIVAIVSEAAKQSLKKKGMHVPPWRRVEYVKAKWLSAYTRTNVHVQKQKSLKENGVVESSGEWKPPELKPKGSLTGAKVVTGLAVVFEDDDKP; this is encoded by the exons ATGACTCGAGATGAACCGGTTAAGCCGGTTGTTAAGTCACGTCTGAAGCGGCTCATCGAGCGTCAATTCTCCGGCGTGTTGAGAATTTCCGCGTCCGAGAAGATCGGCGGTGATCTGGAACCGCGTTTATGCAAGGAAGGCTTTAACGGCGGCGGTGATTTCGAACCGAGCTCAATATGTTTAGCGAAAATGGTGACGAATTACATCGAGGAGAATAACGAGAAACAATCGGTTTCTGTGAAGTGTGGAAGAAACCGCTGTAACTGCTTCAATAGGAACTGTGAAGATAACTCCGACGATGAATCAGACGCGCGTGGCGGTTGCAACTCAAACTATTCGTCTTCTGATGCGTCTGAAATCCTGAAG GGTTTGGTAGCTTGTAGAAGCGTTGGTGAGAGAAATCTTCTAGCGGAGACTGCGAAGATCGTTGATAAGAATAATAAGTGCAAACGCAAAGATAGTTTTTGCAGAAAGATTGTTACCGACGGTTTGTTAGCTCTTGGATACGATGCATCCGTCTGTAAATCTCGTTGGGAAAAATCATCTTCATATCCCGCTG GTGAATATGAATATATAGATGTGATGATGGAGAATGAACGGTTGATAATTGACATCGATTTCAAATCAGAATTCGAGATTGCTAGATCTACGAAATCCTACAAGATGATTCTCCAGAATCTTCCCTACATATTCGTTGGAAAATGCGATCGTTTGCAGAGCATTGTGGCGATTGTATCGGAGGCGGCGAAGCAGAGTTTGAAGAAGAAGGGAATGCATGTTCCGCCGTGGAGGAGAGTTGAATACGTGAAAGCTAAGTGGCTTTCAGCTTACACTCGAACAAATGTGCATGTGCAAAAACAAAAGAGTTTGAAGGAAAACGGTGTCGTTGAGAGTTCCGGCGAATGGAAGCCGCCGGAGTTGAAGCCAAAGGGATCATTGACTGGGGCTAAAGTCGTCACTGGTTTGGCAGTGGTTTTTGAGGATGATGATAAACCATAG
- the LOC127096245 gene encoding uncharacterized protein LOC127096245 isoform X1, producing MFYTMKIQPIDFHLDEEMTRDEPVKPVVKSRLKRLIERQFSGVLRISASEKIGGDLEPRLCKEGFNGGGDFEPSSICLAKMVTNYIEENNEKQSVSVKCGRNRCNCFNRNCEDNSDDESDARGGCNSNYSSSDASEILKGLVACRSVGERNLLAETAKIVDKNNKCKRKDSFCRKIVTDGLLALGYDASVCKSRWEKSSSYPAGEYEYIDVMMENERLIIDIDFKSEFEIARSTKSYKMILQNLPYIFVGKCDRLQSIVAIVSEAAKQSLKKKGMHVPPWRRVEYVKAKWLSAYTRTNVHVQKQKSLKENGVVESSGEWKPPELKPKGSLTGAKVVTGLAVVFEDDDKP from the exons ATGTTTTATACCATGAAAATTCAACCGATTGATTTTCATTTAGATGAGGAGATGACTCGAGATGAACCGGTTAAGCCGGTTGTTAAGTCACGTCTGAAGCGGCTCATCGAGCGTCAATTCTCCGGCGTGTTGAGAATTTCCGCGTCCGAGAAGATCGGCGGTGATCTGGAACCGCGTTTATGCAAGGAAGGCTTTAACGGCGGCGGTGATTTCGAACCGAGCTCAATATGTTTAGCGAAAATGGTGACGAATTACATCGAGGAGAATAACGAGAAACAATCGGTTTCTGTGAAGTGTGGAAGAAACCGCTGTAACTGCTTCAATAGGAACTGTGAAGATAACTCCGACGATGAATCAGACGCGCGTGGCGGTTGCAACTCAAACTATTCGTCTTCTGATGCGTCTGAAATCCTGAAG GGTTTGGTAGCTTGTAGAAGCGTTGGTGAGAGAAATCTTCTAGCGGAGACTGCGAAGATCGTTGATAAGAATAATAAGTGCAAACGCAAAGATAGTTTTTGCAGAAAGATTGTTACCGACGGTTTGTTAGCTCTTGGATACGATGCATCCGTCTGTAAATCTCGTTGGGAAAAATCATCTTCATATCCCGCTG GTGAATATGAATATATAGATGTGATGATGGAGAATGAACGGTTGATAATTGACATCGATTTCAAATCAGAATTCGAGATTGCTAGATCTACGAAATCCTACAAGATGATTCTCCAGAATCTTCCCTACATATTCGTTGGAAAATGCGATCGTTTGCAGAGCATTGTGGCGATTGTATCGGAGGCGGCGAAGCAGAGTTTGAAGAAGAAGGGAATGCATGTTCCGCCGTGGAGGAGAGTTGAATACGTGAAAGCTAAGTGGCTTTCAGCTTACACTCGAACAAATGTGCATGTGCAAAAACAAAAGAGTTTGAAGGAAAACGGTGTCGTTGAGAGTTCCGGCGAATGGAAGCCGCCGGAGTTGAAGCCAAAGGGATCATTGACTGGGGCTAAAGTCGTCACTGGTTTGGCAGTGGTTTTTGAGGATGATGATAAACCATAG